A stretch of Acidimicrobiia bacterium DNA encodes these proteins:
- a CDS encoding hydrolase, with protein MKALQEHLVPIDLVQSVDRLVDLAEVNSSTYHRPGLDQTLGMLLELFSSLEAESARIALADHQRMDDRGVMQPQPLGEMGAVTKRPGAPIQLLLVGHYDTVFGVDHSFQHTRFEEDRLVGPGTADMKGGLLVLHAALTTLEQSPWAENVGWELLLTPDEEIGSPGSAPFLEKSAAGKTAGFIFEPSFPDGHLAGERKGSGTFDLHVSGIAAHAGRDHHLGRNAVMAAARLAAAIDDLNGTWDGVTINVGAISGGGPTNIVPDHAVIRLNVRVPSGDLADEFQKTIEALAAEAAGLDGIRVTTHGTFTRRPKEMNAGISALLEAAKSSANALGFELGWRSTGGVSDGNNLAAAGLPNLDNLGVHGGNIHSDSEFMYPRSLESRSALAGMILLKLASGELTVPQ; from the coding sequence GTGAAAGCCCTCCAAGAGCATCTCGTACCCATCGACCTGGTTCAATCGGTCGACCGGCTCGTGGATCTCGCCGAGGTGAACTCCTCGACATACCACCGACCGGGCCTTGACCAAACTCTCGGGATGCTGCTCGAACTGTTCAGCAGCCTCGAGGCGGAATCGGCTCGGATCGCCTTGGCCGACCACCAACGCATGGACGACCGCGGCGTCATGCAGCCCCAGCCACTCGGTGAGATGGGCGCGGTCACCAAAAGGCCAGGAGCTCCGATTCAACTCCTACTTGTTGGCCACTACGACACTGTTTTTGGTGTTGACCACTCCTTCCAACACACTCGTTTCGAGGAGGATCGCCTTGTCGGTCCAGGCACAGCCGACATGAAAGGCGGCTTGCTCGTACTGCATGCGGCCTTGACCACCCTTGAGCAATCCCCATGGGCCGAAAACGTCGGATGGGAGTTGTTGCTTACACCCGACGAAGAGATCGGATCTCCGGGCTCAGCGCCGTTCCTGGAGAAGTCTGCGGCTGGAAAGACCGCTGGTTTCATTTTCGAACCCTCGTTTCCGGATGGACATCTGGCCGGAGAACGCAAAGGCAGCGGGACTTTCGACTTGCACGTGAGCGGGATAGCTGCCCATGCCGGCCGCGATCACCATCTGGGGCGTAACGCCGTGATGGCGGCTGCTCGTCTGGCCGCGGCGATCGATGACCTGAATGGAACCTGGGACGGTGTGACCATCAACGTCGGGGCAATTTCCGGGGGCGGTCCCACCAATATCGTCCCGGACCATGCCGTCATCCGTCTCAATGTCCGGGTCCCTTCCGGAGACCTCGCAGACGAATTCCAGAAAACCATTGAGGCCCTCGCTGCCGAAGCGGCCGGGTTGGACGGCATCCGGGTCACGACCCATGGCACCTTCACCCGGCGCCCCAAGGAAATGAATGCCGGCATCAGCGCCCTCCTTGAGGCCGCCAAGTCATCGGCCAACGCTCTCGGATTCGAACTGGGTTGGCGGTCAACCGGTGGCGTATCGGATGGCAATAACCTGGCGGCGGCCGGTCTGCCCAACCTGGATAATCTTGGCGTGCATGGGGGGAACATTCACTCTGACTCGGAGTTCATGTATCCACGATCCCTGGAGAGCCGCTCAGCCCTGGCCGGTATGATCCTGCTGAAACTTGCCTCAGGAGAACTGACGGTGCCTCAATGA
- a CDS encoding acetylornithine/succinyldiaminopimelate transaminase gives MSDVTRADFDVLMTPNYAPAPMVLVRGAGSRVWDQDGTEYLDFAGGIAVNALGHAAPELVEVLIDQAKRLWHVSNAFATEPSIRLAKQLVAATFAEQVFFANSGGEANEAALKLARRYAFDRHGAEKVEIIAFNQGFHGRTFFTVSVGGQPKYSDGFGPKPGMITHLPFNDLDALGDAFSDSVCAVMVEPIQGEGGLVAADPVFLRRLRDLCDKHNALLIFDEIQSGMGRTGDLFAYMGYGVTPDILTTAKALGGGIPVAAMLTTAEIGSSFVVGTHGSTFGGNPLATAVAAKSLEIINQPSFLAEVTRKAGRLFEGLKAINESRRLFSEFRGKGLWAGCVLSHEYAGQSKTVADAAMDQGLLGLRAGPDIVRFAPALNIPDEDLDEGLARFERAVNAVRFDG, from the coding sequence ATGAGCGACGTAACGAGAGCTGATTTCGATGTTCTAATGACTCCGAACTATGCACCTGCGCCGATGGTTCTCGTGCGGGGAGCCGGCTCGCGAGTCTGGGATCAGGACGGTACGGAATACCTCGACTTTGCCGGAGGCATAGCCGTGAATGCGCTCGGTCATGCAGCACCCGAGCTGGTTGAAGTTCTCATTGATCAGGCGAAACGGCTGTGGCATGTGTCGAATGCCTTTGCGACCGAGCCGTCCATTCGGTTGGCCAAACAGCTCGTAGCCGCCACCTTCGCCGAACAGGTCTTTTTCGCCAATTCTGGTGGCGAAGCGAACGAAGCCGCTCTCAAGCTTGCTCGCCGATATGCGTTTGATCGCCATGGTGCGGAGAAAGTCGAGATCATCGCATTCAACCAGGGGTTTCACGGTCGGACGTTCTTTACGGTATCGGTCGGCGGCCAGCCGAAATATTCGGATGGGTTTGGACCCAAACCTGGCATGATCACCCATCTTCCATTCAACGATTTGGACGCCCTCGGTGACGCCTTTTCCGATTCGGTCTGCGCAGTGATGGTCGAGCCGATCCAGGGGGAGGGAGGGCTGGTTGCCGCCGACCCGGTCTTTTTACGCCGGCTCAGGGACTTGTGCGACAAGCATAATGCCCTCCTGATCTTCGATGAGATTCAGTCAGGAATGGGACGAACGGGCGACCTCTTCGCCTACATGGGATATGGCGTTACCCCGGACATCTTAACGACGGCCAAAGCACTCGGCGGCGGCATTCCGGTGGCCGCCATGCTGACGACGGCGGAGATTGGCTCAAGTTTCGTGGTGGGAACGCACGGTTCTACGTTTGGCGGTAATCCGCTGGCGACGGCCGTGGCAGCCAAGTCTCTTGAGATCATCAACCAACCTTCCTTTCTTGCTGAGGTAACGCGGAAAGCCGGCCGGCTCTTTGAGGGGCTGAAAGCCATCAACGAGTCCCGTCGATTGTTCAGCGAGTTTCGAGGCAAGGGCTTGTGGGCAGGGTGTGTTTTGTCGCATGAATATGCCGGTCAATCGAAAACGGTGGCTGACGCTGCGATGGACCAAGGTCTTCTTGGACTCAGAGCAGGACCGGATATCGTCCGATTCGCTCCGGCTCTCAACATCCCTGATGAAGACCTCGACGAGGGTTTGGCACGGTTCGAACGGGCGGTAAACGCAGTCAGATTTGATGGTTAG
- a CDS encoding arginine N-succinyltransferase, producing MIIVRPVTLTDVDGILDLFTRAGSALHGMSSLRPDRETMTARVSASERTFAHPNEDDPGADYLFVLVDTTADKIIGTGAVIARVGLTSAFYSYKIVTRVYSSRELGVYNKIPTLVLCNDYTGLTEVASLFVDAQYRSTRAGKLMALSRLLFITEHADRFTETVFAEMRGYHTPDGRVPVWEGLGQHFFSLPFEKADDLTATGNKTFIAELMPSHPIYIPLLKQEAQDAIGQVHENTVPARRMLEKEGFRFHGYVDIFDGGPTIEVKVADMRSATASARYKVIAGDPPPGPDLLIINQEIENYRATLAVGSVDGDTLTLSSAVIDGLALSEGDTVRMMTLDVPRTAEAPDHGH from the coding sequence ATGATCATCGTCCGACCGGTCACACTGACTGATGTAGACGGCATCCTTGACCTGTTTACCCGGGCCGGATCAGCCCTACACGGGATGTCATCGCTCCGGCCTGACCGCGAAACAATGACCGCCCGGGTGTCGGCGTCCGAGAGAACTTTTGCCCACCCCAACGAAGATGATCCTGGCGCCGACTACTTGTTCGTACTTGTTGACACCACCGCAGACAAGATCATCGGCACCGGAGCAGTCATAGCCCGGGTGGGCCTCACCTCTGCTTTCTACTCGTACAAAATCGTAACCAGGGTGTATTCGTCAAGAGAACTCGGCGTCTACAACAAGATTCCGACTCTCGTGTTGTGCAACGACTACACCGGATTGACCGAGGTGGCAAGCCTGTTCGTTGATGCGCAATACCGCAGCACGAGAGCAGGCAAGCTGATGGCTCTCTCCCGACTTCTCTTTATCACCGAACACGCCGACCGATTCACCGAAACCGTCTTCGCAGAAATGCGGGGATACCACACTCCCGACGGTCGGGTTCCGGTGTGGGAGGGCCTCGGACAGCACTTCTTCTCCCTACCGTTCGAAAAGGCCGACGATCTCACCGCTACTGGCAACAAGACGTTCATCGCCGAACTCATGCCGTCGCATCCCATCTACATTCCCCTGCTCAAGCAGGAAGCCCAAGATGCCATCGGCCAGGTACACGAAAACACCGTGCCGGCCAGACGAATGTTGGAGAAGGAAGGATTCCGGTTCCACGGATACGTTGACATCTTCGACGGTGGACCGACGATCGAGGTCAAGGTAGCCGACATGCGCTCGGCAACCGCCTCGGCCCGATACAAGGTCATCGCCGGTGATCCACCTCCTGGCCCTGATCTGTTGATCATCAACCAGGAAATCGAAAACTATCGGGCAACGCTGGCGGTAGGTTCGGTCGACGGGGACACATTGACTCTCAGTTCTGCGGTAATCGACGGTTTGGCCCTTTCCGAAGGAGACACAGTCAGAATGATGACCCTCGACGTCCCACGCACTGCTGAAGCTCCCGATCATGGACATTGA
- a CDS encoding NAD(P)-binding domain-containing protein, with protein sequence MVDFDLIVIGGNPAGLSLAAEAQEAGLARVLVLERGDSVTPTEAVGRYRLAVRYLVEITAVTSEGDTVRVDTTDGPLTTHAVAYSEVPPGEPVTPDYDIPGPITDRVHVGSPTLPAGPLDVLVVGGGEQAIEIAELAVERGDQVVLSMTGPASRLSRLAQETMTFLEAGRHATIFWHTQPDGIDDVGGYPMAIFRDRRTPDLQFDQVVYALGYEVADDAFEQLGMSVDVSNNRLFILQDTDEHIHHPAGLLVPAGTAWPAIRDRLFPGVAVPIPPPPTAKVDEFRDRHYNATITHFEKAHSDLWLIRVRPDVGDAAHRAGQYATLGLGYWEQRIDAAADPIDVSQLEKLVRRSYSISSPILDSRGYLVDPHESEELEFYIVLVPPSDDRIPAFTPRLARKNVGDRIYLGPRITGRYTLTPVTDPGSTVVFLATGTGEAPHNAMITELLRKGHYGPIISAVTVRRLTDLAYEATHRSLEHRFENYYYLALPTREPEVPKRYIQELIDSGELATVANTTLDPSRTHVFLCGNPAMIGPPEWDGSNPIFPHPRGAVEALYELGFVPDQRGNPGNVHFEEYW encoded by the coding sequence ATGGTCGACTTTGATCTGATTGTGATAGGGGGAAATCCAGCCGGACTTAGCCTGGCTGCCGAGGCCCAGGAAGCAGGACTCGCAAGAGTTCTCGTCCTGGAACGGGGTGACTCCGTGACGCCGACCGAAGCGGTCGGTCGGTACCGTCTTGCGGTGCGCTATCTGGTCGAGATCACCGCGGTTACGTCGGAGGGAGATACGGTCCGCGTCGATACCACCGACGGCCCACTGACCACCCATGCCGTGGCGTACTCGGAGGTACCACCCGGCGAGCCCGTCACCCCCGACTATGACATACCCGGGCCAATCACTGACCGCGTCCATGTCGGCTCCCCTACCCTGCCGGCCGGACCCCTCGACGTTCTCGTTGTTGGTGGTGGTGAACAAGCAATTGAGATCGCTGAACTTGCCGTTGAACGAGGCGATCAGGTGGTGCTCTCGATGACCGGGCCGGCGTCCCGGCTGTCACGCCTGGCGCAAGAAACCATGACTTTCCTGGAAGCGGGACGCCACGCGACGATCTTCTGGCACACCCAGCCGGACGGCATCGACGATGTCGGCGGGTACCCCATGGCAATCTTTCGGGACCGTCGAACCCCCGACCTGCAGTTCGACCAGGTTGTATATGCCCTCGGCTACGAAGTTGCCGATGACGCCTTCGAACAGCTCGGCATGTCCGTCGATGTTTCCAACAATCGACTCTTCATCCTCCAGGATACCGACGAACACATCCATCATCCCGCGGGCTTGCTCGTCCCGGCGGGAACGGCGTGGCCGGCTATTCGCGACCGCCTTTTCCCGGGCGTTGCCGTTCCGATTCCCCCACCCCCGACCGCCAAGGTGGATGAGTTTCGTGATCGACATTACAACGCCACCATCACCCACTTTGAGAAGGCACACTCAGATCTCTGGCTGATTCGGGTGAGGCCCGATGTTGGTGATGCCGCTCATCGGGCCGGCCAATACGCCACCCTCGGACTTGGCTACTGGGAACAACGAATCGATGCGGCTGCCGATCCAATCGACGTAAGCCAGTTGGAGAAGCTCGTTCGCCGCTCGTACTCGATCAGCAGTCCGATCCTGGATTCCCGTGGATACCTGGTCGATCCCCACGAATCCGAAGAACTGGAGTTCTACATCGTCCTGGTCCCACCCTCGGACGATCGTATACCCGCCTTTACCCCCCGGCTAGCGCGGAAGAACGTCGGCGACCGGATCTACCTTGGACCCCGCATCACCGGACGGTACACATTGACACCCGTAACGGACCCGGGTTCGACTGTCGTGTTCCTGGCAACCGGGACCGGCGAGGCTCCCCACAACGCCATGATCACCGAACTGCTCCGGAAGGGCCACTATGGCCCGATCATCTCGGCCGTCACGGTCCGTCGGCTCACGGACCTGGCATACGAGGCGACCCACCGTTCGCTTGAGCATCGTTTCGAGAACTACTACTACCTGGCCCTCCCGACCCGGGAGCCAGAAGTACCGAAGCGATACATTCAGGAACTCATTGATTCAGGAGAGCTCGCCACCGTGGCCAACACAACCCTGGATCCGTCACGGACCCACGTCTTCTTGTGCGGAAACCCGGCGATGATCGGTCCGCCTGAGTGGGATGGCTCCAATCCGATCTTCCCGCACCCGAGGGGGGCAGTGGAGGCGCTATACGAACTCGGATTCGTGCCGGATCAACGTGGCAACCCCGGAAACGTCCATTTCGAGGAGTATTGGTAG